Genomic DNA from Hordeum vulgare subsp. vulgare chromosome 2H, MorexV3_pseudomolecules_assembly, whole genome shotgun sequence:
GTGTGCATGCAATTTggttctttttatttttcaaataaaaaacTGAAAGGTGCGGCCCACCCTCCGACACATTCGTTGTTTTATTAATTATGTGGGATAAGGTATATATCACCTTAAGCAGGAGAGCATTTGCTTGCGGGATGAAATCCATGAAATCGCCCCCGACAAACTCAACCGGGCCGCCAGCAGGAATCCCATCGATCACTTGAGGACGGTCCAGCACTATGCACTTGATATGCGGGAAGGCTCTCGCTACCGCCTTAGCCGCCTCGCCGGTGCCGCCACCAACGTCCACCAAGGACTTGATTCCCTCGAACACCTGACGACCCGCTCCGTGGATGGCCGCGTCCATGATGAACTGTGAGTCCGAGGCCAGCGCTTCGTTGAACAGCTTGCTGAACTCTGCGTGGCGTTCGCAGACTCCCCAGAAATCGGCGCCGTGCGTCATCTTGAAGGCCgtgtcctcgccgtcgtcgctcgTGAACCATTCGGCCATGTTGGTGAAGGGCGACACGACCAACGGCGATAGGTGAAGCCGCACCAGCTGCGTCTGGTTCTTGCGTTTTCCACCGTCGCTCACGAGCAGGGAGGAGACGGGAGTGAGACAGTAGGCGCCGTCGTCCGCTTGGGCGAAGACGCCGGACGTGGTGAGCACGCGCATCAATCGGCCTAGGTGTGGGAGCTTGCTTGCCGTCACAGGATTAGGAAGAGCAGCGATCAGGTCGTGGAGGAAGACGTGCCCGCCCCCGCGGTGGATAGCGTCCGCGACGCCTAGCTTGACGGCGCATCCGAGCGCCATCGACCTGACGAAGCTTAACGTGTGGTCCATAAGCTCATTCGTGGCTTGCAGAAGCTCCGCCTGGGAGAGCTCGGAGTGGTCTTGATCATGCTCCTCCATTGGTTAAGGTTGTTAAGTGTTACCAACATGGATTGTAGCTGTTTTTATTAAGTATAGCAAACAATTAAATCCCATGATCCCCCGGCAACGTGATGGTCTTTCTTAGCATGTTTTCTGTACCAATCATTTAGTAATACCAATTAAACTGCAACGTGATGACATTATGTCTAAGCACGTTCTTCTTTCTACTACTGTTCCGATGGGTATAGCGCTTTTGCGTTTGTCGCTCAGCGCGCGACCACGACAGTATCCACCTACACCACGACTTTTTCTCCACCACCACAGTGTAGGTAATTAGGTAGGATAGGACATGTCGAACCATCAAATTCCTTAGAACTCGTCGAATTGGCATCCTCTCATGAGTTAAACTGTAATTAGAATTAGGTAGGTAGGATAAGACATCTCCAGACAACAACAATGAGCTGCATAAATTCACCTACACGCCAAATATGCTTATGCACACTACACATCCCCTTCTTTTGTGATGAACTTTGAGGACAACTTCAACCAACAAGTAAGCAGTGAAATAACACAAACAACATGCACATGTGAGACACTATTTAACGTGTAAAAACCTCCTCAAGTTCAGTAGTAAAAAATCACGGTTATGGACTAACCGGCCCACACAACTTCACTATGAGAATTATGAGTACAAAGTCTTCACTAGAACCTCTAGAGAGATTTACAACACATTCTCCACATTACCAaccggcaacagcaacaacaaccacaagaggcaAGATTTCAGCAAAACAGAGTACACACAGCTTATGTCCCCTTCACTATATTGCAAACTGCTCTTAAATCGCTAAACCAAACAATACCAAATTTGGCACACAAGTAGACACACGAGTTCCTGAGATCCCCTAAAAGTCTCAGCTTAATCGGACACCGTTTGCCTACCCAAGTTGTTCGTCTTCCAAAACTACTCTGTTCTGAAACTGCAGCAGTTAGAGATGACAAAACCACTCTCAAATCTGTTCGTCTTCCAAAACTACTCTGTCCTTAAACCAGCTAACCAGATTAAAGTATTCAAAGTAAGGAACGAGTTCACCAAGTTTGGGGTGGATCCAAGCACGTTTGAGCCTCCAATCACTAGCTTCAACACTGCCTAGTCAGATGCACcaaatctggacagaacctccacttcttctccttcatctctcAAACAGGTTGTGTTTTCTCTTATGTGCTCTCTCCACTCTCAGAATGGCAGCCACCACAGGCAAGgatggagtggctagggtttttcttCTTGCTTCTCTTCCCTTGAAAGCACTTTCAACCGTTGGATGCAGCGAGGAACAATGGTTCACATGTGTAGAAATTATGGACTAATGTTGGGCTGCCAACACTCCTCCACGTTAAGGGACTTAGCCCAACAAATTTTTCATTCGCATACCAATATAAATTTCCATGAAAATCAGGAGATTTTCCATGTCTAGAAACCCGACGTCAGATTTTTGGCATTTTTGTTAATTATACCTCAACGGACATACACTTGAAAAAACCCGGAGTCCACTTACTGAAATCTGCAACATTAATTAAAAAACCACACAATGCACATCCACTTGAAAGAAACAAACTCCTTCTACTGAAATGTGCAGAGTTAATTGCATAAAAACACCACATTTCTGGTTTCTTCTGCAGAAAGCCACCTGGTCCCTAATCATTTGTAAAAATCTCCGCGCATTCAGCAAACTTTTTGCAAATAGCGTTGGTAAGGTGATTTGACCTGTTTGATCATTTTCTGACAGCGGGTCCTGGCTATAAGGAGCTGAATTGACAAAAAACACTGAACAATGGGCTCTTtagtaaataataaaaatataaagGACAAAATTGTAAAATATTCAAAGGATAAGGTTATCTCCATCCTCCCGCATATAGGGGAGCCACCAACCGGAGCTCATGGCTGGAGGGTACACGGGAGCTCCCTCCCTGCGGTTGTTGGCTCATGGCCGTCGGCGGATCCGACGACGTTGTGCTCCGGCTCTCCGGCTGCACCTCCAGAGAGAGAGATAAAGAGAGAGGGGGATCtgattgattttttttatttgatcGAGAGGTCTCTATGTAAAATGATCGGAGAAGACTATTTTTTGTTGCCTAGCCAGCTCTAACGATCTAGTCCCACCTGTCATAAGGTTGTTTAAACATGCCAAAGCGGACGATAAGTGCTATTTGCAAAAAGTTTACTGAATACATGATGAATTTTGCAAATGATTAGGGGCCACATGGTTTTGTGCAGAAAACCCTGGAATGTGGTGGTTTTATGCCATTAGCTCGAAATGTGCAACATTAAttgaaccacaatggagataggcCGGCTTAAAAGAAACAAACTCCTCTTACTAAAATGTGCATCATGACGTTCATGGTACAAggtgtcactagtagaaaaaggggcttCCGTCCCAGCTCGTCCCAGGTGCCATTATGAACCGGGTTTAGCGTTAGTCTCGGTTCGAGCGGCAAGGGCGCCGGtcggtcattagtcccggttcaaatgggatgtttagtcccggttcgagacacgaaccgggactaaaggggttttgatttttttaatttaaaaaaaaattctgtttgtagtttctgttctAAATTCCTTATATCTTTTACGATATTTCATGTTTTTGAGTGAttatttttgcattagattcaaaattttatctagtttctatttgtgcaattagttttcaaatttgaatggtttaaatttgaatttgttcaaatttgcttcaaacccaaattgtgaataagttgagtttacaaatagtttttaatttaattcttttttctcctagtcaTCTGTTAGATTGATGTcatagtaagatttatttggttatttttagaataatttaatttAGGATTTTAATTTAAACAATACTGTTTTGctcatatagttgttttagtaatttaattgttgttttaaaTTGttgtcactacaaatgaactctgaaaaggttgaaacttggaatGGTATCATCTTTTCGACCACATAGCGTGTGATAAAAAATTGAGACCGTTACTGCAAAAacagaatgcacttcgtgtacaaactggaccatctccttcgaagtatgaggatttaaaaaaaaactcatctgttacaaaggcatttaattttttaacttatttcaactccagactttttgtgcattcactatgcaccattctaagccaaatcttcaaatttcaaccctttctaactattttgctacttttcatgcatttaatgatttgttTTTGAGGTAAATGACTCTGAAATTAAAAAgaaatacaaatgaaaactaaaaatgttgaaacttggtagAATTAGTTTTGCTATATTAAAAAGTAATTTTTTGCCACTTTAATATAATTAAATTTAGTTTTTGTTGTTTGACaataattttgtttttgtaattagtTAATATTACTTTATTGCTATGTTAGGTGTttctaattttatttaaaaaaggGTGCCATATTTGGATTCCTCACATTTTTGTGATAATAATGGATATATTATTTGTCGAATTTTGATTTATAGATTAATAGATATTAATTATGCCATATTAAATGAATAAATGgcaaaaaaatgaataaaataatATTACTTATCtgattttcattgaaattcaatattattattttattttgataTTTTTAGTTATTTTGGTTTTTTTGCGCTTTTTAAGAgttttttgagttttttttttgcctttttgaaGTTTTTTGAGgtttttaaattaattatttttttattgatctttgtttcttgttttaataattttttggaattcaaaaaattaaatcatctgacatcttgacctaaggtttaataggattgatagcttactattgtcaagaAAACAATAAGTGGAGACTTGGAAACTAGTGGAGATAGAATCGGAAAGTTAAGCTTGCTTGAGCTGGATTAGTGAGAGGATGGGTAATCGGCCGGGAAGTTAGATGGTTTGAAATGAGTGGAGTGAGTGACTGACCAGGAAGTttgacgatttgaaatgagtgctCCACGATGGAGCAATGAGtaggggtgattagagattaaattgtcaaacaattcaaagatttgaaaatcATAAAAAGTTAAAAACATGAATTTATtttaagaaataaaaaaaattaaattaaAAAATTGCAAAAAATATTTTAGTCCGGGTCTAAAGGTCCTCGAGACCCAGCAGCCACgtggagggcctttagtcctggttcgtggcaAACCGGCACTAAAGAGGGGGGGgatctttagtcccaagttaatagtcccggttggagaaccGAGACTATAGGCCCTTACTAACCGGGACTAtagccccgttttctactagtgatgctACATCCTCTATAACACTAAGCTCCCTAATTTTAAAGAGCCCACATTAACTTAGGTCTCGGATTAGAATTGGGTCATTCCATTTAGACCGCGTCAAATTTTCTTAAAGCCctctcattcaaaaaaaaaatatgcAGTATGCTTTCTAATTTTAAGGTCTCATAATTAGTTGAGATATTTAATGTAGGATTGGGTTAATCGATTTTGACCTGGTCAATACTTTCTCAAGCCGTCCCATTCTATTCTTTTAATTCACTATATTCCCTAATTTTGAAACTTTTCCATTTTATTGTGATATTGTATTTTGAATTTGGTTTGCGATTTTGAGTGGCAAACGATTTTCCAAATCTATCAACAACAACCGACCTATAAACACATATCAATCTAGCGCGCCCCTCCCACCACCTCAAAAAAGTGTCATTATGTGATATTTGTAGCACCAATTTAGTAGTACATGCAATCAACGACATAGAAGTTTTCCAACGTAAATATAGATTAGTTAGCGGATAACACAAAATCACATCATGAAAGACACACAAAATCACTgcattaaaaataaaaataaaacacactCTACCATCTCCCTCACCCGCCAAACTAAATTTTCCACATGTTCTAAAGTATAAGGGGTAATAGTTTTGTTGAAAATCAAATTTCTTCAACTTTGACCAAGTTCGGAGCAAATAATATCGACATCCACAATCTTTAAAAAAGTATGGAGattcatttcatgatgaatctaaaaaTATCAatttgatattatgaattttgatATATTTTGTCTACAGATTTGATCAAACTTAAAAGGTTTGACTTTTGAAAAAAGGTAATACaccttgtactccctctgtaccggaATATATGTAGCTGGAGTAGCTACTCCAGCGACATATATTCCGGTACATAAGAAGTATTTTGAAAGAGAGTGATTATCTTTTGATGAAACTTAACAACATCAATGGCGCAGCAAAGCCCGTCCCACCCTTCTAGTCCTTTAATTATTCATCAAGTCATTTAAATGTGCATCACGTAATTAGATAACATAGACCATCATATTTCTTTCCTTCCTCGCAACTCATGTCTTCTTCACGCGCCATCATCCTCATCCCTCACTTGTTGATTTTCAAGCCGACTTATTGAGTTGATCGATAACAGGTAACTCCAAAACATTTATTATACTGATGTTTTGGTTCTAAGGGGGAGATGTGGTATTTTCTTTTGGGCGAAAAGCGTCACATCTATTATACTTAGAGTTCACTAGAAGTACACCACATttcaaatataataaaaattacattgaAATTCTGAGCGAGAAGGAACACTGCTGTCATCATAGCGAACCGTTGGCGTCGCTCTCCCATGGGAGCGGCTTGGCCTATTGAGTCGATGGGGTTTTTACACCCGGAAGAGGCCTAACACGGCATGCGTTATATAATTATAGTCGGCCTAccctaagcataggttccaaagaaAGCACTTATTTATATTTTCCTTCCGGCCCAAGAAAAAAAAAGACGCGGCGCATGCCCTTGAGCCATGTAGGGTATTGACTCCGTCTGGCCCAATTAAAATAAGGTGCGAAGCAAAGCAAAATAGAAACGAGAACCTGGGTGCCAGCGCACCCTATATGCAAAAAAAAAGTAATTCAAAAACTGGTCAAAAAATCCAAATCTTTTTTGGTATCAAGCATGGTCAAGTATATATTGTACTCGTATATATTAGTCAGAGAATGACTTTCATTGCATCACGGGTCAAAGATTCGGCAAAAAATGCTATATACAAGTACTATACAAGCTATATTATCGTCACAAACTTTTCTTTTTTGCCAAGTCACTAGAAATCATTTCTTGTCCAAACGCTTTATACGAGTACAATACTTAATCATGTTTGGTTTCAATGCTTTTGGAaatttttgaacttcttcaaattaCTACTATTTTTGGCGCATATAGGGTACATAGGTACCCGAGAGCACCAAGTTCCCGTCCGTGAAGCAAAACCCTTTACTGCACGGTTTCAAGGCCTAGCTCGAGAAAACAATCGGTATAAGAGAAAACAATTATGTACTGTGAAGCCAGGGGCGGAGCCAATAGGGGGGCGAGCGGGGCCAGACTCCCCCCCCATGGGCCGACCACCCCCATGCCCCATGGATCCATAGGGGGACTAGTTCTAATCTTCTATGCGATCTTTGCTTAGCTACCCGTCATTAGCAAAGTCACATGCCTTTGTTTTATGCATTCAACGCTACATgttggcccaagagcccaaagcgGTATAGTCCAAATGACATCTGCTGTCCAGGGTGTCTGATGTTTGTGAACGCATCAGGCAATACATCAATAACACCGACGCAATTGATCTGTTGTCGCCGCCGCCCACGATCATGATAGGATTTGGTCAAGCGTTATTGTTGATCCGTTCATGGCGGTTAGGGAAGATGCTATGATCTAGCAACTATCCTTCGATCTAATCATGTTTGTGTTCCAGTTAATTGGTTGTTGTGGCCCATCATTGCAACTCGAGAGTATAGGCGCACATAATCGGTCAGAACTCTGAAGCTCGGACGCCCTGACGTTTTGTAGCGTTGGTGATCAGGGATGATTGTTGCGTTCCTGGTGACTAGCTACCACCAGTCGATCTGCTTCGACCTAGCAGTGGAGGGGACAAGATATGGTGGATTTAATGCTCTAGGTATGTTTTTGGAAAATCTTGATTGTTATCTCCTAATGCAACACTAATTGATCATGTGTGTTTAAGGATGTGTACGCATTGGTAGCTACCAACTCCACATCAGGTACAATGTAAGTGTTGACCCAACCAATTTAGATACACCGAATACTACCATTTAGTTACACGAAGATTTTTCTAGGTCTTACATCTTAAACTTATATACGATAATGTTTTATTTCATTTCATAATTTCGGAGTATATATATTCGGTTCATAATATATATTTCATTTCATAATTTCATTTCATAATTTCGGTTacaccttatatatatatatatatagcgctATTTGttaccctgggtgaggaatagttattcttcaccccctccattttaacatcaatgcatcgtaaATTTACGTTCCGTATTTTTTTTACTTATTCCATACGTAAAAACATACAGTAAAAAAATATATAAccaccgtaaaaaatatttttgttacgtaaaattacaaacgtaaaaacatagtgtaaaagatacataaaatgcatattttcttgtcttacagcctatatttaaaaaaaaatttatGCAAAATTTTACATAGTGAGtcaatatgaatgtaactatttgtattttaaatgtaatttatttatgaaaagcTCGTAAGATTACgtcgggtgaagaataacctattttaaatgtaatttatttataaatAGCTAAGGGATGCTCCTGTTGCATTTTTTGTATATACTAGGTATAAAACTTTTAGTAGTCACAAGGCATAATTTTTTTTTTTGGCTTCACCGTCATCTCGCCCCCCTATGCCTAAATCTTGGCTCCGCCCTTGCGGTGAACGGACAAAGTTGAGTGAAACCAGCAATGCTACACCTACATAAGCATCAAACGTAAACTAACGTAATAGTTCAGGTGGCCTTTTTCAGTTGGAAGAAATCAGGGAAAGGGGGCCACTCAGTTGAAATCAGGGGTGAAGAGATTAGTATTTAAGCTAGTTATGTATGATTATGTAGATTTTCTACGTAGGTGTAGCATTTTGACCTAAGCACACGAGGACGGGGACAAGACACGGCCGGATCATGAGGCTGTCGGACTGCCCTCCCTTGCACACACCCTGATTCCACACATCCTCCTCCTACACGGCCACAGTCATTAGACGGGACCATCGCCGATAGATAAACTCAATCTTCTGAGGTACCACTATATACTGACGCCTGCGTCTCGCGGCGatctaacaccaccaccaccacgcgtcGCCTGCGACGATCAAACACGACCTGAACCTTCGAAAAGTATAAGAATGCCGTGTAGCGAGTCGTTGGGTGACCCAAGGGATTAATCTAGTAGAGCAATGTCCCGATCGAGGGATCCGGATCGTGTCGACGAACATTCCTCTCCAACTCCACTGCATCTACTGGACCTATGCTCAGCAGCAGTATTAGTTAGTACTAATTAGTTATTGCATCAGCTACCTAGCTAGCTAAGCATGAGCAAGTTCCATGAGAATTCCTACCATATACTCTGTCCAAGGAGATGACAAGGCTTTAGTTAGCTATAGGTGGCAACGCTGCTTAAACAACTGCAATGGACAGAGCGCCTACAATACAAGCATCTGAACCTGTGCTCTCTGTCTTGTCTTGTTTAGATCCCAGCAAGGAAACCAGCCAACAAACATGTATTCAGTGCTCCACGACGAAAACTAGTATATAAATACCGTACATAGACCTGATCCCCCTCAGGAGCATCGGCACcctcactcacacacacacacacaagacagAAGACACAACCCTCCTCTTCCCGTGTCAGTGATCCTGCTCTCAGAGAAAGAAAAGGAGCGAGCATGGATCACATGATCCATCCAGACCAGCACCAGCAATGCGGCAACCAACCAGACGCCGCAACGGCTACTACTGGCACGCGCAGCAGCGCTGGTGCCGGTGTCTCGCAGGTCGCATTCGCGCTTGCCGCCGTTGCTTTCCTCTCATTGATTTCGTCGTCCTTGTGCGGCGCCTCCGTTACGggggcctcttcttcctctctccctTCCGGTGCCGCCCTATCTGCTCGCCTTGCGGCCTTGTGCTGCTTTATCACCACCAAGAAGGCGCTGTTCGTCCTCTCCAACgccatcttcctcttcctcgccgcAGACTGCCGCTGCTTCTTCCCCAGCGTCTCCAGCATGGCCACCGCATCCACGAGGGACGACGTCGTCACGGCTTCTGAATTGCCGTCATGTGCCGTTCAAGCTGAGCCATGTGGTTCTTACTGCTATAGCAACACCAAAGGTGCATCAGCGAATTGTTCCGGAGAGGAAGGGATTAAACGAGAAGAGGTGCCGGCGGTGTCGTCGCGGCTCGAAACAGCCGGGTTCAATGGAGACGGCGCCAACATGGCCGCCTTGGAGACGGAGCCAACCTGTGACGGAGTGGCCGAGGAGGAGCTAGAGAAGCTAGAGATCGACGAGCTCAACACGAAGTTTGAGGATTTCATCCAAAGCAGGAGGGTTAaatgcactagtggggacagggcctatagtcccggtccgtaaggggctttagtcccggttcaccgaccgggaccaaaggggcgggactaaaggcctaacctttagtcctggccctgttccaagccgggaccaaaggtgctccatgtggacgtctcggagcgccctcaggggcagcccctttagtcccgggtcttaacacggaccgggactaaagagtttctgcagattttgtttattttagggttttagggtttagatgttcgggagattaacgtgatgcctcgtttggtgttcggggatTAGTTTttatataattctaaatatacatgtttatatatatatatatatatatataagattaacttcttacaagcgagcatatatatacaattatatgaagatccgaattatcgggactagagcccgtctattcgattgcatggaccaacatcagtaatggcccctagctacactaaatcgtcatttgtcatctatagcttccgtccttagaaaggtcgcaagctcctctgcaacagcaatcgcgcgttgctatggtaggaccttctccctcatggccgtgtactatataagaagaggagatgaatatgaatatcaatcttgataacaaagaatgatgggtaaaaatagaggtgtgaatgttcattgcttacgtcgtatctgtgatccttgtgctcagaggtaaacgtgcgaatggcctcgcaaacatagtatccgcatagatgcgtcccccgtggctgctggtcgcactttacgagaatagaatatatataatcaaaataataatctagcatcataaatgtattgaaaatagaagtatatcatactactacttacctgagccgctctaaaggtcagcttctcatgctcgataccgggagtcacgcacttgaaccgctttcaaaccctgcccgacaaggaaaatgatttgctaagtttttcattaattgatatatcggaaaatcatcgaaagagaccgatagagcgcaagaatgattgaaattacccttggaacatgtcctgcaggctttggaactgttccaagggtctcgataatgggtcgaaggcatcaactcttcccttatcaatttgaatgtccaacagaatccaatgaaagctgcacatgtatatatatatgtgtcagtaacttatcaattacacttataagtgaatggacacaactgagtaaagaccctcacctgaagttgtatggaaacagtatgagacaacccgatgccgacgttccagaagattccccctcctattccgttttcgtcgtgtgattcgtttgtctgtcgcattcgtcatcgcatcatgcgcatcatctgcattgcatcggcatctccgttgccgccagttttcaaacttgcatccgttattagttgccgcttctcttcgcgttcgacgttgttcgttccgagcatgaccgcacacgcacgcgcccgcggcaccatcgacaccctgttttaaaagtatgcattgaactttctctgatcgaggtgaaactcggcatgcggtcgtgattagttatagctaggccgcctgtcgaaattcgtcgcgatcggagttcgtctggtacccgaacggtcgaccgtagcggcactgtattcgggctaccgtcggacgtctgtcggtgttataAAAATtcgttgccgtgccgcccgttttccctctcgtctccggttatcTACACTACACGGCCATTTAGCCCATAcctgcgttcggaatcgtccgaatccgaccccgcggttggatccggaacgaaatttcgctaaacctagccccccatttgtctatatatagtcccGTGTGCAtttttaggcagccaaccccttctgcctcgggatccgcgcgcctacccccgaaaccctagccgcctccctcctcccacctccagccacCGGGCCGCGGGGCCCACGTTGGGCCCACCCGAGCCCGTTTGGAGCCCGAGGCCATTGTTCCCGAGCTCCCTGCCCCGAGGTCCTCCTGCGCGCCTCCTGACCCGGGAGCCGCGACGCCTCCTCCCACCGGccgccgccggcgagccgccccttGCAGGTCCTGGCCAGACCACCGccccttctcct
This window encodes:
- the LOC123429316 gene encoding O-methyltransferase ZRP4-like, which encodes MSQQPQGGSSRVPSSHELRLLLQATNELMDHTLSFVRSMALGCAVKLGVADAIHRGGGHVFLHDLIAALPNPVTASKLPHLGRLMRVLTTSGVFAQADDGAYCLTPVSSLLVSDGGKRKNQTQLVRLHLSPLVVSPFTNMAEWFTSDDGEDTAFKMTHGADFWGVCERHAEFSKLFNEALASDSQFIMDAAIHGAGRQVFEGIKSLVDVGGGTGEAAKAVARAFPHIKCIVLDRPQVIDGIPAGGPVEFVGGDFMDFIPQANALLLKFVLHDWNDKDCVRILRRCREAIPPRQAGGKVIIIEIVVGSSSEAIYHATQQLYDLHMSMVTPGMERDEKEWCKLFMESGFTKYKINPLLGLRSIIEVFP